The stretch of DNA GACATGATAGTAAAAATACTTTTAGAGCAGccgttctcaaccttcctcatgctgcgaccttttaatacagttcctcatgttgtggtaactccgaccataaaattatttttgttgctacttcagaactgtaattttgctactgttatgatgtaaatatctatgttttctggtggtcttaagtgacccccccccccaggttgagaacccctgtttAGGGGCTCGTGCCTTGACTCAGTactagaatgcttgcctagtgttctggaggacctgagttcaattcccacatacacacaaaagggGCTGCTTTTAAAGAACATTGGAAGCTTGTATTTGTAATGCTGCTATTATATATAGTACCTTTGATTTGGTCATCTTTCAGTTATATTCATAGAACATGTGTATTTGGTTAATGACTGTTTTGTATATTAGGTATATAAATTGATGGTTGTAAGCCTTTGAGTTGCTTGTCCTTTTGAAAATAGGATGAAACCATTTACTCATCCATAAAAATCATAAGTATTCTGAAGAGTCTGAGAAAATTTATATTGACTTTTGGTAAACAgatgtttttaatgtttgtatCATCGAGATCAGATAATCTAGTTTGGTTATATAGTCTTTTAATATAGAATAAATGGaaaagctgggtttggtggtgcacaccttcaatctcagcattGTGTGTTCAAGAattgcctggtctacatagcaagttccttgATTTTAAGGATTACATAGACTTTTtcaaataatgatgataatagtaaataaatatataataaatgggGTATTGGAGAGATGGATCGGTagttaaagagcacttgctgctcttctaaaggacctggtTTAATTCCTAGTATCCACATGGAGTTaccttctgtaactccaaaaGCAGACTAATGACTGGGGCTAGAGATGGTTATGCAGTTAAAAGAGCTTActatttcagaggacccaggttcagttttaATACTCATgtggtgactcataaccacctgtaactccagttccaggggatccattcTCTAATGAAagccacaatttaaaaaaaaaaaaaaggctagggaTAGATCATAGTGtttctgggttcaatcctccaTAATAAGGAGATGgggtatgtgtatataatatggATAAGTAAAACTAGAATATTGCTGACTTGAATAGCAGTGCGGTTTTTTCTTATAATGTACAACTGTTCATTAACTTCTTGAGTCAATTTTTAAgacattatcatttaaaatattaaaacacatgGACGTCTCAGTTTGATCTTCAGcgctacaaaaaaaaattgaaatttgtttttgctGCGCATGGTGACTCATGTATAGTTGCTGCACTTGAAGACTGTTGCAGAAGTGCCCTATGTTCAAGGCTAGTtggagctacagagtgagactgcctcagaaaacaagcaaaacttgAAGATTTGTATGGAGACTGTCTGAATTTACTACATATAAAAtactagttgtgtgtgtgtgatatttaaaAGTGAGAATTCCCTTGAAAAGATGAAGGAAGTTATGACTGATGTTCACACTCACCTTTGTTTTATAGATGACTGTGGAGAAAGTACAGGGTATTAGCCGCCTGGAACAACTTTGTGAGGAATTTTCAGAGGAAGAACGAGTTAGAGAACTCAAGCAAGAAAAGAAACGCCAAAGACGGAAGAACAGACgaaaaaataagtgtgtgtgtgatattcctACTTCCTTACACACAACAGATGAAAAGGCAGTAAGCCAggagaaggtgtgtgtgctgCTTTGGGTAGAAGAAAGACTTTGTAGATTTtggtatttttctctgcttttctagaTATGAGTTCCTGTAATTTGTGTATTGACTTTTCCCCCATAATCATGTGTGAGCCACAATATTTAATGCATACACTTGTTTTATAAAGACAGTGTGTTGGATAGTTATCTCTCTATAGCAAAGTCAAAATAATGGAATATTAGCTTTGTGAATGACCTAGACCAGTTCTCAACTTCAGAATCTCCTGTCTCTTAAAGTACACAAACTTATTGTGGGTTCTACTTAATCAGTGTTTtctgtaataaatattaaataagaggAATCATAGATAATTCAAATCGTAAGCCTACTTTATAGTaattaaataagatttaaaaaataccatgTGCATATAGTGAGActtcatctcagaaaaaaagtaagTTTTCAACATTTTGGCTATTTCAAAatgtaagggttttttttccccccttttaattATGGATGAcaaatcctgtcttttttttttaagtgataaattgactttattcatttttgaggAATTAACCTGCTAAATACACAAATTTGAATAAGCATAGTTTGTCTCAATCATTCTTTGAAGTgaaattactgtttttaattcAGCTTGCAGCTCAAATAGGATAAATTTTCTTGAGAGAATTCTTGTAGCTTGGGTATGTGTCAGAAGATTTTTGCTTAATGTTTAACAAGGAAAGGATACAGTGACCTCTGTGTATTTCACTTGTGCTGCTCATGACTTACTAAGGCACTATTGCTGTTAGATTAGCAGTGAAAGGAACATAGTAACATCGTAGTAACTCCTTTGGGGTAAAAAGACACAGAGCATTGATAACCTAATTTGCTTGATACTGGTAACTTTCTTTTTTGaaggtattatttatttatttatttgctttggtcCCCCCGCCCCCTTTTTGATAACtcttgttttctgatggtttatAGTAAAGTAGCttagtacattttctttctcatttttctttctgggacagggtttctctgtgtagccagccCTAGTTGTTCCAGAACTCGGCTCTGTTTACCAGATGGtttgtgtcaccactacctgaccctccttttttgtttttgttaattttttttttttaaattttgagataggatGTCACTCTGTTGCCTAGGCTaatctggaattcactatgcagctcagattggccttaaacttgcagcAGTAGCCTGGCATGgtagtgtatacctttaatcccagcacttaggaggcaaagacagatggaactctgtgagttccaggccagcctcatttatatagtgagttctagaccagctagGGTTACATAAGGAAACCATTTCTCAAAAACTTGGgacagtcctcctgtctcaaatgctgggattacagaaatgaGCTTCTGGCTAgttgcagtgattttttttttcccccatatggatactcttcattttttaatcttagaactgcttttaaaaaattaataatttttaattaattagaaattaaaatttagccCTTATGGAAGTAAATCTTTGTATTGTCTCTTAATGTCCATCCTCAAAGGAAACAGACTTCATTGAAAATAGCTGCAAAGCCTGTGGCAGCACTGAAGATGGTAATAGTTGTGTAGAAGTCACTGTTACCAACGAAAATACATCGTGTACCTGTCCTAGCAGTGGCAATCTCTTGGGGTCCCCTAAAATAAAGAAAGGtgagtaaataaatctttttaaaaataactcttgctggaccctgtatgggtctgagctaggtcctctgcatatacgtTATGGTTgcgtagcttggtgttcttgtgggactcctaacaatgggagtggagggtgcctctgactcttttgccttaGCTTGAACAGTACTGTAGACTAGCCTACTGGTTGCCTCGTCCAACCTTGATAGGAAGGTGTGTATTTAGTTTTATTGTAAtttgttatgctgtgttttctTGATATCCCTGAGGGGCCCACATCTCATCATCAttactatttacttttttttgaagggaaacaggaggagtagatctggggcgggggactgggaggagaggaggtaggggaaACTGCTCGGTGTAATgtacataaagaataaaagttaaaaaagagccgggcgatggtggcgcacgcctttaatcccagcactcgggaggcagaggcaggcggatctctgtgagttcgagaccagcctggtctNNNNNNNNNNNNNNNNNNNNNNNNNNNNNNNNNNNNNNNNNNNNNNNNNNNNNNNNNNNNNNNNNNNNNNNNNNNNNNNNNNNNNNNNNNNNNNNNNNNNaaaaaaaaaaaaaaaagttaaaaaagataattcaaaaggaaaaaaactccTTTTgttgggcatagtggtacatacttttaatccaGAACCAGGAggtcaaaactatttttttaatgatttttttatttttatgtgtgttggtgttttgcctctatataagtctgtgtgagggtgtcagagcccctagaactggagttatagatacttgtgaactgccatgttaattctgggaatagaacccagtaGTTTTTTTGGAATtagaatttgattttgttttttgagacaggatttcttagtggtcctgactgtcctggaactcgctgtgtagatcaggctgacctcaaattcagagatatgcctatctctgcctcctaagtgctgggattaaaggtgtatactgcCACCACGTTGCTGGAATTAGAATTATAAAGTTGCTTTATCACCTCAAAACTACTGTACAATTTAGtctgatatttaatatttcttacaagaaacaaaatatggaaatattttcattacttATTTTCTGTAGGCAATAagatttgatatttttctctggactctgaatttttatttttacttgctcTATTTTCAGGCGTATCTCCACACTGTAATGGTAGTGATTGTGGATATTCATCTAGCATGGAAGGAAGTGAAACAGGTTCTCGAGAAGGTTCAGATGTTGCCTGCACTGAGGGAATTTGTAACCATGATGAACATGGTATGCTCGGGTTTAAGATTCCTAATTAATATCTACTACATGGCTGATAGAATATCATAAATAGGAAGGGCTATTAATTTTTGCAGGTGAAGATTCCTGTGTTCATCACTGTGAAGACAAAGAAGATGATGGTGATAGTTGTGTTGAATGTTGGGcaaattctgaagaaaataatacaaaaggaaaaaataaaaagaagaaaaagaaaagcaagatgttGAAATGCGATGAACATGTAAGTGTGGTGTTGAAAACAACCTATTTTCCTTGAATTAGTGGTGGTGtaggcaggcctttaatcctagcactcaggaggcagaggcaggcagatctcttgagtttgagatcagcctggtccacagagtgagttccaggacagccagagaaaccctgtcttttaaaaaaacatgttttatataGATGCACTGCTTGTTAATCTTGTGGATGTGGATATGGGGGAGGAAGTGTTTATTTGTCCAGAAGTTCAAGTGAGTCACAAGTCACATATCTGGTTAATACTTTTTTTActtcataatttataaaaaaaacttcctttagatatatttattttacatgtatgaatgttttaccttcatgtatgtctgagtACCTCATGCTGCAGAGGATAGAAGAGAATGCAGGGTTCCTTGGGAATTGGAGTTTGGATGACTGGgtgtcaccatgtgggtgctgggaatcgaacctggattCTCTGTTAGGTATTCtaaactcctgagccatctctctagaatCTATCCTTTTAATTAGCTATATAatcttgaaaaactaataaatttagtttttctgtttgcAAAAATGAGGATAATAGACTGTGTTTTAGGTTCTGTGAAGATGAAGTAAGATCATACATACAACAGGTTAGCATATCATCTGGAATGGGGTAAGTGTCTTGTAAATCAGCTGCAGCTGTTATTTAGTATTACTTCTCAAGACTTGAAACTTGACTGCAGATCTTTTGTTTTACTGTTCACTGACTTGTCTGGAAGCATAggctaacctggagctcactagccacCTGGAAATTTTTGGTTTTCCTTGAATAATAACTGCTACTGTTTTTGCCCCCTTTTTCCTTGGGAAATTTTTTGCCCTGGTTTCAGATCCAAAAACTTGGAAGCTGTATTACAGATCCAGGTAATCGAGAGACCTCAGGAAACACCATGCACACAGTGTTTCACCGTGACAAGACCAAAGATGCACATCCTGAGAATTGTTGCAGCGCTGAGAAGGGTGGGCAACCATTGCCTTGGTTTGACCATAGGAAAAACGTACCACAGTTCACAGAACCTACAGAAATGTCATTTGTTCCTGACTCTGGAAAAGGTGCCAAGAGCTTAGTTGAACTTCTTGTAAGTAGTTCATGATACCTTAATACGAATTGGGGGAGATATTAGAAGCTTTTAGGTAGGGAACAGAGAGAGGTTAAGAAACGAAAGGTGTTGATTCCATCGTTCTTTGGGGACttaatttctcttcttccactcacGGCTTTTGTAATGTTCTGGAGCACATGTCTTGTTGTTTGTCTTAAAGTAGACCAGTTGGGAGAGTAACAAGTGGCAGTATAGTACTCATCCTTCTATACCCGAAAAGAATATTGAATTAGTATAATCTCAGCACcccaaaggaagaggcagaaaagtcAGGAGTTTGACTCATGCTCAGCCACAGAGAGAAGACATCCTGGGATAAGACTGTTTTAAGTCctccatatcacacacacacacgcaaaacaacaacaacaacaaaaaaaaaaaaaacctaaaataataacCTGAACTAAAGCTTTTATTCCAAGTTAATTCCTTCAGGTGGCATATAGGAAAGTATGATTGGTCTTGGGAGAGTTGTAAAATTGATATCACCTCCTGAAACTTCAGTTGAACTCTGCCAGATGTCAGTCAGTGTCCCAGTGTATAATGTGTGCTGATGCATGAAAAGAAAGACAGTTGCTATCCCTTCCATTATTTATTAAGTCCTGGTGGAACTGTCATTTGGAATATTAAGGATTCTattgttgcttgttttatttttgtatatgttgtaAAGTTTAGTGGTGATTCTATATAACatactttttaagtaaaaaaaagttATCTTAATTTGTAGAGATAAAAATCTTTTACttaggcctggcagtggtggcacatgcctttcatcccagtacttgggaggcagaagcaggtggatttctgtgagtttgaggccagcccagtttacaaagcaagttctaggacaggttccaaagctacagagaaaccctgtctcaaccaaaaaaagaaaaaagaaaagtcttttacTTAATGTATAGAGATAAAAGTTTCAACATAGGATCAGCTAGAGATAAGTCTGATTATTTAAATATTGGTTAAATTAGTTGCATCCATCTCTTTCTATCTAGttgtttttaaaggcagaagGTATGGTGATAGTCAAGTAGGCTCATAGGTATATAAGGGGTAATTGTAGATACAGTGTTTCAAACCAAGCTGAATTTCAAAGATGGGATGCCATGATGCTTATTTTGTAAGCATTCCAATCAGATCACGTGACTGGGTTGAGACTAAAGGTAGCCCGCTTTAATTTGTAGTTGCCCCACCAAGTACAGCATTTTGCATTTTTTGTCATGGTCTTAACTGCTACTTTAATTTGCAGGATGAGTCTGAATGTACTTCAGATGAGGAAATCTTTATCTCACAAGATGAAATACAGTCATTTATGGCTAATAACCAGTCTTTCTACAGCAATAGAGAACAATACCGACAGCATCTGAAggagaaatttaataaatactGCCGCTTAAATGACCACAAGAGGCCCATTTGTAGTGGCTGGTTGACAACGGCTggagcaaattaaataaataaaatagctctGTCTTTCAATGAAACACACAAGATGACTACTGCgccttctctttttaaaaaactcttaATTTAGTGACTTCTGGCAAAATTTTATCTTAAATCAATGTGATTCCTTGTTTTGGGAGATGGTGGAGGTAACctcattcatttgttctttcttcagGCTTGTGTCTTTAGTTGCGTGGCTGTGCAGGCCTGCTTATGATTTAAGCCATCTCTTCATTAAACGTTTCTCTTCCTGTGAGACTTACTAAAGCAACTTAGTGGCAAAAGTAATGTTGTACTTACACCTCTGTACAGAAATGACAGTGAGCTGGATATATGGTTTACAGTAGACATCCACTTGCAAAGTGTCTGGACGCAATGTTAAAGGCAAtgtgcaaaatttaaaataaagagtaTTTATTAATACGCATAGTAGAATGTGGTGTACATGTTTCTACTCAGTGTGGTGGTGCTTTAGTATTTGCCACTTGTGAACTTTGTACTTGGCCTGTATTGATGGAGAGATCATGAAGAGCAAATGAAGATAGAGATGCAGACTGTTCAAGACAGAATTCTTCCTCTGGTGAAACTTGACAACTGAGTAAAGCAGTTTCTCGTCTTGTTCTTAAAGAATAAATGGCTTAAATACTGGCTAGCATCTTCCTTTCTCATGAAACTTGAATTGCTACACTAGACGTTCCCAAAGAGGTAACAGAAACACCTTAAATTCAGAGGCTCATATTGCcctaaaagaatgaaaacaaaatgttggTAACTATTCATCCTCTAAGACTGTGACCAGGGAAGGATTCATGAGAGCTGACCACATTGGTTTTGTGCTCAGCCTTACTGGTTTTCCACCCATGAACTCGGTATGGCTTTAAAGTTCACTGCTGTCACAAGCTGAGTACTGATAGGGAAAGATTTTCAGGAGTAGCATTTTGCTGCCATGATAGGTCAAATTGGTGATGGGGAGTTGACAGTAAGATGCTTCTAAGAACCTAAGTTCcagcagggaggtggtggcacatgcttttaatcctagcactggggaggcagatggaGGC from Microtus ochrogaster isolate Prairie Vole_2 chromosome 7, MicOch1.0, whole genome shotgun sequence encodes:
- the Ggnbp2 gene encoding gametogenetin-binding protein 2 isoform X1 — protein: MARLVAVCRDGEEEFPFERRQIPLYIDDTLTTVMEFPDNVLNLDGHQNNGAQLKQFIQRHSMLKQQDLSIAMVVTSREVLSALSQLVPCVGCRRSVERLFSQLVDSGNPALEPLTVGPKGVLSLTRSCMTDAKKLYTLFYVHGSKLNDMIDAIPKSKKNKRCQLHSLDTHKPKPLGGCWMDVWELMSQECRDEVVLIDSSCLLETLETYLRKHRFCTDCKNKVLRAYNILIGELDCSKEKGYCAALYEGLRCCPHERHIHVCCETDFIAHLLGRAEPEFAGGRRERHAKTIDIAQEEVLTCLGIHLYERLHRIWQKLRAEEQTWQMLFYLGVDALRKSFEMTVEKVQGISRLEQLCEEFSEEERVRELKQEKKRQRRKNRRKNKCVCDIPTSLHTTDEKAVSQEKETDFIENSCKACGSTEDGNSCVEVTVTNENTSCTCPSSGNLLGSPKIKKGVSPHCNGSDCGYSSSMEGSETGSREGSDVACTEGICNHDEHGEDSCVHHCEDKEDDGDSCVECWANSEENNTKGKNKKKKKKSKMLKCDEHIQKLGSCITDPGNRETSGNTMHTVFHRDKTKDAHPENCCSAEKGGQPLPWFDHRKNVPQFTEPTEMSFVPDSGKGAKSLVELLDESECTSDEEIFISQDEIQSFMANNQSFYSNREQYRQHLKEKFNKYCRLNDHKRPICSGWLTTAGAN
- the Ggnbp2 gene encoding gametogenetin-binding protein 2 isoform X2 → MARLVAVCRDGEEEFPFERRQIPLYIDDTLTTVMEFPDNVLNLDGHQNNGAQLKQFIQRHSMLKQQDLSIAMVVTSREVLSALSQLVPCVGCRRSVERLFSQLVDSGNPALEPLTVGPKGVLSLTRSCMTDAKKLYTLFYVHGSKLNDMIDAIPKSKKNKRCQLHSLDTHKPKPLGGCWMDVWELMSQECRDEVVLIDSSCLLETLETYLRKHRFCTDCKNKVLRAYNILIGELDCSKEKGYCAALYEGLRCCPHERHIHVCCETDFIAHLLGRAEPEFAGGYERRERHAKTIDIAQEEVLTCLGIHLYERLHRIWQKLRAEEQTWQMLFYLGVDALRKSFEMTVEKVQGISRLEQLCEEFSEEERVRELKQEKKRQRRKNRRKNKCVCDIPTSLHTTDEKAVSQEKETDFIENSCKACGSTEDGNSCVEVTVTNENTSCTCPSSGNLLGSPKIKKGVSPHCNGSDCGYSSSMEGSETGSREGSDVACTEGICNHDEHGEDSCVHHCEDKEDDGDSCVECWANSEENNTKGKNKKKKKKSKMLKCDEHIQKLGSCITDPGNRETSGNTMHTVFHRDKTKDAHPENCCSAEKGGQPLPWFDHRKNVPQFTEPTEMSFVPDSGKGAKSLVELLDESECTSDEEIFISQDEIQSFMANNQSFYSNREQYRQHLKEKFNKYCRLNDHKRPICSGWLTTAGAN